A window from Staphylococcus succinus encodes these proteins:
- the aldA gene encoding aldehyde dehydrogenase has product MWRCQTLNKLFINNEFIASKSTDTMDVINPATGDKLDTITFATESEVNDAVAKSKQAQLEWEQVPEPTRADYVKLLIPLLEKYKDTLADLYVKEQGKTLASAKGEIDKSIQFIDYMTSLSMSNKGEVLQNSRENETILLTKKPLGVTAGIVPWNAPIMVLMRKVIPAVITGCSVVIKPSEATSLITLKLAELIRESTIPAGLVQILPGTGETVGTQLAQHPDIQLISLTGSMRAGKSVYASSANTVKKVNLELGGNAPALVTENANLDKAVDYLVAARINNAGQVCTCPERIFVHDAVHDAFINKLKAKMEKLTVGDPFSETTDYGAIINQQQLDSIDEKVQSAIQNGATLITGGHKIDQTGYFYAPTILDNVKTTDSAFKDEIFGPVLPIVTYKNFDDAINLANDTNAGLSSYIFSEDLKEVMRATEKLKFGEVYANCEAEEVVNGYHAGWRESGLGGADGIHGFEEYYNTTVSYIRYD; this is encoded by the coding sequence ATGTGGAGGTGTCAAACATTGAATAAACTATTTATTAACAATGAATTTATAGCAAGCAAATCGACTGACACAATGGATGTAATTAACCCTGCTACAGGAGACAAGCTAGATACAATAACATTTGCTACCGAATCAGAAGTCAATGATGCAGTAGCAAAATCTAAACAAGCACAGTTAGAATGGGAACAAGTGCCAGAACCTACACGCGCTGATTATGTAAAATTATTAATACCTTTACTAGAGAAGTATAAAGATACATTAGCAGACCTATATGTTAAAGAACAAGGCAAAACGCTAGCTTCAGCCAAAGGTGAAATAGATAAATCAATTCAATTTATAGATTATATGACGAGCTTGAGTATGTCTAACAAGGGCGAAGTTTTACAAAATAGTCGAGAAAATGAAACGATTTTACTTACTAAAAAACCACTCGGTGTGACTGCAGGTATCGTACCTTGGAACGCTCCAATAATGGTCTTAATGAGAAAAGTCATTCCCGCTGTTATCACAGGCTGCTCTGTTGTTATTAAACCAAGTGAAGCAACCTCGTTAATAACATTAAAACTTGCCGAACTTATCCGTGAGTCTACTATTCCTGCTGGATTAGTACAAATACTCCCTGGCACTGGAGAAACAGTAGGTACACAATTAGCACAACATCCAGATATCCAATTAATATCATTAACTGGCAGTATGCGTGCAGGTAAATCTGTTTATGCATCAAGTGCAAATACTGTTAAAAAAGTTAATTTAGAATTAGGTGGTAATGCCCCTGCCCTTGTTACAGAAAACGCTAATTTAGACAAAGCTGTCGACTATCTCGTAGCAGCTAGAATTAATAATGCAGGACAAGTTTGTACTTGTCCTGAACGGATTTTTGTACATGATGCTGTACATGACGCATTTATTAATAAATTAAAAGCCAAAATGGAGAAATTAACAGTTGGCGACCCATTCTCTGAAACTACTGACTATGGTGCAATAATTAATCAGCAGCAATTAGATAGCATCGATGAAAAAGTACAATCTGCCATACAAAATGGCGCTACTTTAATAACAGGTGGTCATAAAATTGATCAAACCGGCTATTTTTATGCGCCAACAATTTTAGACAACGTTAAAACAACGGATAGTGCTTTTAAAGATGAAATTTTTGGACCTGTATTACCAATAGTTACTTATAAAAATTTTGATGATGCAATCAATTTAGCTAATGACACAAACGCTGGATTATCATCTTATATCTTTTCAGAAGATTTAAAAGAAGTTATGCGTGCAACTGAAAAACTTAAATTTGGAGAGGTTTATGCAAATTGTGAAGCTGAAGAAGTAGTTAACGGCTATCATGCTGGTTGGAGAGAATCAGGTTTAGGTGGCGCTGATGGTATTCATGGCTTTGAAGAATATTACAATACTACAGTATCCTATATTCGATATGATTGA
- a CDS encoding MarR family winged helix-turn-helix transcriptional regulator: MNRTKESLNTFIGLNRTLDHLEKIVRKDVQRHGLNITEFAVMELLYNKGDQPIQRIGNKVLIASSSITYVVDKLEEKGCVIRRRNNKDKRVTNASLTEKGRTMMDQIFPEHAETLESTFSVLTDAEITTLQKALKKLSARPIK, translated from the coding sequence GTGAATCGTACTAAAGAATCATTAAATACATTTATTGGGTTAAACCGTACACTTGATCATTTAGAAAAAATTGTTCGTAAAGATGTACAACGTCATGGGCTAAATATAACAGAATTTGCAGTAATGGAGCTACTTTATAATAAAGGTGATCAACCTATCCAACGTATTGGTAATAAAGTATTGATTGCTAGTAGCAGTATTACTTATGTTGTAGACAAATTAGAAGAAAAGGGTTGCGTCATTCGAAGACGCAATAATAAAGATAAACGTGTGACCAATGCTTCGCTTACGGAGAAAGGTCGTACGATGATGGATCAAATATTCCCAGAACATGCAGAAACTTTAGAATCAACATTTTCGGTACTAACCGATGCAGAGATTACAACCTTACAGAAAGCTTTGAAAAAATTAAGTGCGCGACCTATAAAGTAG
- the mhqE gene encoding ring-cleaving dioxygenase MhqE, whose translation MTNNQLLGIHHVTAMTDDAERNYKFFTEVLGMRLVKKTVNQDDIYTYHTFFADDEGSPGTDMTFFDFPNNPKGAAGTNSISRAAFRVPNDDALAYYEQRFNEYGVKHEGIQSLFGKKVLPFEEADGQSYQLVSDENNKGVAPGKPWKNGPVPTDKAIYGLGPIEITVSYFEDFKKILEQIYGMKEIASEDNVALLEVGEGGNGGQVILRKDTETPAARQGYGEVHHVSFRLPDHEAIEQWLEKYQSAGIGNSGLVDRFYFEALYARIGHILIEVSTDGPGFMGDEPYETLGESLALPPFLEKQREYIESEIRPFNTKR comes from the coding sequence ATGACAAATAATCAATTATTAGGAATTCATCATGTAACAGCAATGACAGATGATGCAGAAAGAAATTATAAATTTTTTACAGAAGTATTAGGTATGAGACTTGTTAAAAAAACAGTGAACCAAGATGATATTTATACGTATCATACATTCTTTGCAGATGATGAAGGCTCTCCAGGCACAGATATGACATTTTTCGATTTTCCAAATAATCCTAAAGGTGCAGCGGGCACAAATTCAATCTCTCGCGCAGCATTTAGAGTACCTAATGATGACGCACTTGCATATTATGAACAACGGTTTAATGAATATGGAGTAAAACACGAAGGCATTCAGTCATTGTTTGGAAAAAAAGTTTTACCGTTTGAAGAAGCGGATGGTCAAAGTTATCAATTAGTTTCTGATGAAAATAATAAAGGTGTAGCACCTGGAAAACCATGGAAAAATGGTCCAGTGCCAACAGATAAAGCAATATATGGTCTTGGTCCTATTGAAATAACAGTAAGCTATTTTGAAGATTTCAAAAAAATATTAGAACAAATTTATGGAATGAAAGAAATCGCAAGTGAGGATAATGTTGCATTATTAGAAGTTGGTGAAGGTGGCAATGGTGGTCAAGTTATTTTAAGAAAAGATACAGAAACACCGGCAGCACGTCAAGGATATGGTGAAGTACATCACGTATCCTTTAGATTACCAGATCATGAAGCGATTGAACAATGGTTAGAAAAATATCAATCCGCAGGTATAGGAAACTCAGGTCTAGTTGATAGATTCTACTTTGAAGCTTTATATGCACGTATTGGACATATCTTAATTGAGGTATCTACAGATGGACCAGGATTCATGGGAGATGAGCCATACGAAACATTAGGTGAAAGCTTAGCTTTACCACCATTTTTAGAGAAACAACGTGAATATATCGAATCAGAAATTCGACCATTCAATACAAAAAGATAA
- a CDS encoding VOC family protein, with the protein MEAIQHIHHISAIVGNPEENIKFYRDILNLKLIKKTVNFDDPSTYHLYFSNDGVDNGTILTFFNWPNAHKGRIGSGQVERIAFRIPKDAISHWEKHLKAHDIEVSRTQLFDRETLEFNDVHELPLALVESEDMHDGSQDIIGFHGVTMLSADPLATVHTLTNDMGLEKINEDETHIHLETVGDWQHHVMVKKETPETAVHWGVGVVHHIAWSVPSTQVHRAWQVKMSGKGYHVTDVKDRNYFEAIYMKERGGIIFEFATEGPGFTIDERFDELGSSLVLPPQLEEQRAALLQLLPPIRI; encoded by the coding sequence ATGGAAGCTATCCAACATATTCATCATATTTCAGCAATTGTAGGTAATCCAGAAGAAAATATTAAATTTTATAGAGACATTTTAAATTTAAAATTAATCAAAAAAACAGTCAATTTCGATGATCCATCTACGTATCATTTATATTTTTCTAATGATGGTGTGGACAATGGAACAATTCTAACATTCTTTAATTGGCCAAATGCACATAAAGGTCGTATTGGTTCAGGCCAAGTTGAAAGAATTGCTTTTAGAATTCCAAAAGATGCAATAAGTCACTGGGAAAAACATTTGAAAGCACATGATATAGAAGTCTCTCGCACTCAACTATTTGATAGAGAAACATTGGAATTTAATGATGTTCATGAGCTACCATTGGCATTGGTTGAAAGTGAAGATATGCACGATGGAAGTCAAGATATTATTGGTTTTCATGGCGTAACGATGTTATCAGCTGATCCCTTGGCAACAGTGCACACACTAACTAATGATATGGGATTAGAGAAAATAAACGAAGATGAAACGCACATCCACTTAGAAACTGTTGGTGATTGGCAACATCATGTTATGGTAAAAAAAGAGACACCTGAAACGGCGGTACACTGGGGTGTAGGCGTTGTACATCACATTGCTTGGTCAGTACCATCAACACAAGTACATCGTGCTTGGCAGGTAAAAATGAGTGGGAAAGGTTATCATGTTACTGATGTCAAAGATCGCAATTATTTTGAAGCAATTTATATGAAAGAGCGTGGCGGTATTATTTTTGAATTTGCTACTGAAGGTCCGGGATTTACTATTGACGAACGATTTGACGAATTGGGATCTAGTCTAGTCTTACCACCTCAACTTGAAGAACAAAGAGCAGCGTTATTGCAATTATTACCACCCATCCG